One Eurosta solidaginis isolate ZX-2024a chromosome 5, ASM4086904v1, whole genome shotgun sequence DNA segment encodes these proteins:
- the LOC137253474 gene encoding uncharacterized protein C1orf50 homolog isoform X2: MIFTTKLRGNKIYQQRIKVNILLMKRCAIGMERLSYETAVKKAQLVERNPQPNGVQILDPLRVSAHDKNDIISLAAQIQNADKQLKSGTCQKLCVILDQIKMLQAQAMQILKESEESQALHNAACNFTKKPGHIYHLYQRLSGQTYFSMLSPEEWNGIADQKYLGSYRLEYDLSWTPLDKIEEIDEKMNWAEKCLATTSLAAGPIPMAIDFIGTSDNKDA; the protein is encoded by the exons atgat TTTCACCACTAAATTAAGGGGCAACAAAATCTATCAACAAAGAATAAAAGTAAACATACTGCTTATGAAAAGGTGTGCAATAGGAATGGAGCGTCTATCCTATGAAACTGCAGTTAAAAAGG CGCAGTTGGTTGAGCGGAATCCACAACCGAATGGTGTGCAAATCTTGGATCCACTGCGTGTTTCAGCGCACGATAAGAATGACATTATCTCGCTAGCAGCGCAAATTCAAAATGCAGACAAACAATTAAAATCTGGAACATGCCAGAAGCTATGTGTGATATTGGATCAG ATTAAAATGTTACAAGCGCAAGCGATGCAAATATTGAAAGAATCGGAGGAAAGCCAGGCATTACACAATGCAGCATGTAATTTCACTAAAAAGCCAGGGCATATTTACCATCTTTATCAGCGCTTATCAGGTCAAACATATTTCAGTATGTTGTCACCGGAA GAATGGAATGGTATTGCTGATCAAAAGTACCTTGGCAGCTACAGGCTGGAATATGATTTGTCCTGGACGCCATTAGATAAAATAGAAGAGATAGATGAAAAAATGAACTGGGCGGAAAAGTGTTTAGCCACAACTTCCTTGGCAGCGGGTCCTATTCCAATGGCTATAGATTTTATTGGTACAAGTGATAACAAAGACGCCTAA
- the LOC137253474 gene encoding uncharacterized protein C1orf50 homolog isoform X1, with amino-acid sequence MYRYSFTTKLRGNKIYQQRIKVNILLMKRCAIGMERLSYETAVKKAQLVERNPQPNGVQILDPLRVSAHDKNDIISLAAQIQNADKQLKSGTCQKLCVILDQIKMLQAQAMQILKESEESQALHNAACNFTKKPGHIYHLYQRLSGQTYFSMLSPEEWNGIADQKYLGSYRLEYDLSWTPLDKIEEIDEKMNWAEKCLATTSLAAGPIPMAIDFIGTSDNKDA; translated from the exons ATGTATCGTTATAGTTTCACCACTAAATTAAGGGGCAACAAAATCTATCAACAAAGAATAAAAGTAAACATACTGCTTATGAAAAGGTGTGCAATAGGAATGGAGCGTCTATCCTATGAAACTGCAGTTAAAAAGG CGCAGTTGGTTGAGCGGAATCCACAACCGAATGGTGTGCAAATCTTGGATCCACTGCGTGTTTCAGCGCACGATAAGAATGACATTATCTCGCTAGCAGCGCAAATTCAAAATGCAGACAAACAATTAAAATCTGGAACATGCCAGAAGCTATGTGTGATATTGGATCAG ATTAAAATGTTACAAGCGCAAGCGATGCAAATATTGAAAGAATCGGAGGAAAGCCAGGCATTACACAATGCAGCATGTAATTTCACTAAAAAGCCAGGGCATATTTACCATCTTTATCAGCGCTTATCAGGTCAAACATATTTCAGTATGTTGTCACCGGAA GAATGGAATGGTATTGCTGATCAAAAGTACCTTGGCAGCTACAGGCTGGAATATGATTTGTCCTGGACGCCATTAGATAAAATAGAAGAGATAGATGAAAAAATGAACTGGGCGGAAAAGTGTTTAGCCACAACTTCCTTGGCAGCGGGTCCTATTCCAATGGCTATAGATTTTATTGGTACAAGTGATAACAAAGACGCCTAA
- the Mfap1 gene encoding microfibrillar-associated protein 1, which translates to MNSSASAAIQSTAGAVPVRNDKGEISMQKVKVQRYVSGKRPEYARGSSSDESDLEDFIDHRKRAAQAQHERHAQRDDAPEEEQEKAQSEDEGEIDDPRLRRLRALPVDPEDLERERQERHRHIHEPEVVETESEAEAEESDHEAAVTKSTNKITLASESDSDSELSENELEQRRLMLRHRMLQQQKEEEILLKEEEKQSESSETESSEYEEETESEEENEPRLKPLFVRKRERATIQEKEREAQKQKQLEAEAKRAAKDRRRATLRMVEDSVKKDLEKAKPDTAEASINDVCTDDENDEVEYEAWKLRELKRVKRDREEREKAEQEAQEIERMRNLTEEERRQEIRSNPKVITNKAVKGKYKFLQKYYHRGAFYLNEENDVLKRDFAQATLEDHFDKTILPKVMQVKNFGRCGRTKYTHLVDQDTTKFDSPWYAETSNNIKFHNEKAGGMKQVFDRPSLSKRKKMD; encoded by the exons ATGAATTCCTCTGCATCTGCTGCCATTCAAAGTACGGCAGGAGCTGTACCTGTGAGAAATGACAAAG GTGAGATTTCTATGCAAAAAGTCAAGGTACAACGTTATGTATCAGGCAAGCGTCCTGAATATGCACGGGGCTCAAGTTCCGATGAGAGCGATTTGGAGGATTTCATAGATCATCGTAAACGTGCGGCACAAGCACAACATGAACGTCATGCCCAACGAGATGACGCGCCAGAGGAAGAGCAAGAGAAAGCACAATCAGAGGACGAAGGTGAGATAGATGATCCCCGTTTGAGGCGATTACGTGCACTTCCTGTTGATCCAGAAGACTTAGAACGTGAACGACAAGAAAGACATAGACATATTCACGAGCCAGAAGTTGTTGAAACCGAATCAGAGGCGGAAGCCGAAGAGAGTGATCATGAAGCCGCCGTAACTAAGTCGACAAATAAAATAACGCTTGCATCAGAGTCAGACTCAGATTCGGAATTGAGTGAAAATGAATTGGAGCAGAGACGTCTCATGCTACGTCATCGAATGTTGCAGCAGCAAAAGGAAGAAGAG ATTCTGCTAAAGGAGGAAGAGAAGCAGTCGGAATCTTCTGAAACGGAAAGCTCTGAATATGAAGAGGAAACAGAAAGCGAGGAAGAAAATGAGCCACGCCTAAAACCACTCTTTGTGCGTAAACGTGAGCGCGCTACAATACAGGAAAAAGAACGAGAAGCTCAAAAACAAAAGCAACTTGAAGCCGAAGCTAAGAGAGCTGCTAAAGATAGGCGTAGAGCAACTTTGCGAATGGTTGAAGATAGCGTTAAAAAAGATTTAGAAAAGGCCAAG CCTGATACTGCCGAAGCAAGCATAAACGATGTGTGTACTGATGATGAAAATGATGAAGTAGAATATGAAGCATGGAAATTGCGTGAACTAAAGCGAGTGAAGCGTGATCGTGAAGAGCGTGAAAA AGCTGAACAGGAGGCACAAGAAATTGAACGTATGCGTAATTTGACCGAAGAAGAGCGTCGGCAAGAAATACGCAGTAATCCCAAGGTGATCACCAACAAAGCCGTCAAAGGAAAGTATAAGTTCCTGCAGAAGTACTACCATCGTGGTGCTTTCTATTTGAATGAGGAGAATGATGTGCTCAAACGTGATTTTGCGCAAGCCACTTTGGAAGATCACTTTGATAAAACCATATTACCTAAGGTGATGCAAGTAAAAAATTTCGGACGCTGTGGACGTACCAAATATACACATTTAGTTGATCAAGATACAACAAAATTCGATTCTCCTTGGTATGCCGAAACATCGAACAATATCAAATTCCACAACGAAAAAGCAGGTGGAATGAAGCAAGTCTTTGATAGGCCTTCATTATCAAAGCGCAAGAAGATGGACTAA